In one window of Macadamia integrifolia cultivar HAES 741 chromosome 2, SCU_Mint_v3, whole genome shotgun sequence DNA:
- the LOC122090122 gene encoding pentatricopeptide repeat-containing protein At4g38010: MCRTRRFLDVAPFLDLVRRCKTLRSFKQIHAQLVTSGTIEHCDGLLVNQSIGFLASSVHNLEYACNFLNQIRYNLSSFPFNTLIAGYAGSDTPWAAILAYKRIVRNGFLADKYTFPVLVKSCAKVLGIVEGKQVHGVVEKMGFSSDLFVQNSFVHLYGVCCYCNEATKLFDEMPVRDVVSWNALISGYVKAGLFGEAMNLFMKIDVDPNEATVVNVLVACGRLRNLGAGRVIQGLIFKGGFEMSLEIGNALMDMYLKSECMDEARQLFDELPNRDIISWTCIISGLVQCKRPKEALELFRTMQSSGVDPDKMTLASVLSACASLGAFVCGRWVHEYIERCGIESDIYIGTALIDMYAKCGCVEMAMDIFHGMRQKNVLTWNALLGGLAMHGLGKEALKYYEQMIRTGLRPNEVTFLAILSACCHSGLVEQGRRHFYLMFDHDHNLTPRIEHYGCMVDLLGRAGLVNEAQGLILTMPMQPDELIWGALLSACKAHGDVELSRHILDKLLELESHDSGIYVLLSNIFAVNGRWEDVTRVRRLMKNRSIRKVPGSSVIEVNGSSHEFFVGDTEHSHMKEIHHVLNMLAKQAHLEGQIVHHKFQGIHFLHEI, from the coding sequence ATGTGCAGGACTCGACGCTTTCTCGACGTGGCGCCATTTCTAGACCTCGTTCGTAGATGCAAAACCCTTAGATCCTTTAAGCAAATCCATGCACAACTAGTAACCTCAGGAACCATTGAACATTGTGACGGTTTGCTAGTGAACCAGAGTATTGGATTTCTTGCAAGTTCTGTTCATAATCTTGAGTACGCCTGCAACTTCCTGAATCAAATTCGATATAATCTAAGCTCTTTCCCTTTCAATACGTTGATTGCTGGCTATGCTGGCAGCGACACGCCGTGGGCTGCAATTCTAGCCTATAAGCGGATAGTGAGAAATGGGTTCTTGGCTGACAAGTACACTTTCCCAGTCCTTGTCAAGTCATGTGCCAAGGTTCTGGGGATTGTAGAGGGGAAGCAGGTCCATGGTGTGGTTGAGAAGATGGGTTTCTCGAGTGATCTCTTCGTGCAGAACTCGTTCGTCCATCTGTATGGTGTGTGCTGCTATTGCAACGAAGCTACCAAactgtttgatgaaatgcctgTAAGAGATGTCGTTTCTTGGAATGCTCTGATTTCTGGATATGTGAAGGCAGGTCTCTTCGGTGAGGCCATGAATCTATTCATGAAGATAGATGTGGATCCGAATGAGGCAACCGTGGTTAATGTTCTTGTCGCTTGTGGGAGATTGAGGAATCTCGGTGCAGGTAGAGTGATTCAAGGATTAATTTTCAAGGGTGGATTTGAGATGAGCCTGGAGATTGGCAATGCTCTTATGGACATGTATCTCAAAAGTGAGTGCATGGATGAGGCTAGACAGCTTTTTGATGAGCTTCCCAACAGGGATATCATTTCATGGACTTGTATAATAAGTGGCTTAGTGCAATGCAAACGCCCCAAAGAGGCACTAGAGCTGTTTCGTACCATGCAAAGCTCTGGTGTGGATCCTGATAAGATGACACTAGCTAGTGTGCTTTCTGCCTGTGCAAGCCTAGGTGCATTTGTTTGTGGAAGGTGGGTTCATGAGTATATAGAACGCTGTGGAATTGAGTCGGACATTTATATTGGAACGGCCTTGATTGACATGTATGCAAAGTGTGGGTGTGTGGAGATGGCAATGGATATCTTCCACGGCATGCGCCagaaaaatgttcttacatGGAATGCATTGCTTGGAGGCCTAGCGATGCACGGTCTTGGCAAGGAGGCCCTCAAATATTACGAACAAATGATTAGAACTGGGCTGCGACCTAATGAGGTGACATTTCTAGCCATTCTGAGTGCCTGCTGCCACTCTGGCCTCGTTGAACAAGGCCGCAGGCACTTCTATCTGATGTTTGATCACGACCATAATCTCACTCCGAGGATAGAACATTATGGATGCATGGTTGATCTGCTTGGTCGTGCTGGGCTTGTAAATGAAGCACAAGGGCTTATCTTGACAATGCCTATGCAACCTGATGAGCTCATATGGGGTGCTCTACTCAGTGCCTGCAAAGCCCATGGAGATGTTGAGCTTTCCCGGCATATTTTGGACAAGCTGCTTGAGCTTGAGTCCCATGACAGTGGGATCTATGTTCTTCTTTCCAACATATTTGCAGTCAATGGTAGGTGGGAAGATGTAACCAGAGTAAGGAGGTTGATGAAGAACAGGAGTATAAGGAAAGTCCCTGGGTCTAGTGTCATAGAGGTCAATGGAAGTAGCCATGAGTTTTTTGTTGGAGACACCGAGCATTCTCATATGAAGGAAATTCATCACGTGCTAAATATGCTAGCAAAACAAGCACATCTTGAAGGGCAAATTGTGCATCATAAGTTCCAAGGAATTCATTTTTTACATGAAATATGA
- the LOC122072207 gene encoding ribosome maturation protein SBDS: MSRSLVQPVGQKRLTNVAVVRLKKHGMRFEIACYKNKVLSWRSGVEKDLDEVLQSHTVYSNVSKGVLAKSKDLIAAFGTDDHPQICLEILKHGELQVAGKERESQLSSQFRDIATIVMQKTINPETQRPYTISMIERLMHEIHFAIDPHNSSKKQALEVIQELQKHFPIKRSPMRLRLTVPENHFSSVMEKLNSWNANIVSKDESGNQLSMVCEMEPGYFRDCDAFLRNLQGKLEILAVSVHAEGDGHVDHYDDHEDIPPSLPKESIDAVPQLSEKMQKQIISAGNGNGEGQVKQNKCSTCNAVVGDAKQYRDHFKSDWHKHNLRRKTRQLPPLTAEECMADMEVGDLKADLKDYSF, from the exons atgtCGAGGTCACTTGTGCAGCCCGTAGGGCAGAAGAGATTGACAAACGTGGCGGTGGTTCGACTGAAAAAGCATGGAATGCGCTTCGAGATCGCCTGCTACAAGAATAAGGTCCTCTCATGGCGTTCTGGAGT AGAAAAAGATTTGGATGAGGTACTGCAGTCACATACTGTTTATTCTAATGTTTCAAAAGGAGTACTTGCTAAGTCAAAAGATCTGATTGCGGCCTTTGGCACTGATGATCATCCTCAGATATGCTTGGAG ATTTTGAAGCACGGAGAACTTCAAGTTGCAGGGAAGGAGAGGGAATCTCAGTTGTCAAGTCAATTCCGTGATATTGCTACAATTGTAATGCAGAAGACCATAAATCCAGAAACTCAAAGGCCATATACGATTAGCATGATTGAGCGGCTTATGCATGAAATCCATTTTGCAATTGATCCTCATAACAGCTCAAAGAAACAG GCACTAGAAGTAATTCAGGAGCTTCAGAAGCACTTCCCTATTAAAAGGTCCCCAATGAGATTGCGGCTCACGGTACCTGAAAATCACTTTTCTTCTGTCATGGAGAAGCTCAATTCCTGGAATGCTAATATTGTTTCAAAGGATGAATCTGGAAACCAGCTATCTATG GTCTGTGAAATGGAACCTGGTTATTTCCGAGATTGTGATGCCTTCTTAAGGAATCTGCAGGGGAAATTGGAAATACTTGCCGTCTCCGTGCATGCAGAGGGGGATGGCCATGTTGATCACTATGATGATCATGAGGACATTCCGCCCAGCCTTCCAAAGGAGTCAATTGACGCTGTCCCGCAACTGAGTGAGAAAATGCAGAAACAAATCATCTCTGCCGGAAATGGAAATGGTGAAGGGCAGGTCAAACAGAACAAGTGCAGTACATGCAATGCAGTGGTTGGAGACGCAAAGCAGTATCGTGACCACTTTAAAAGCGATTGGCACAAGCATAACCTCAGGCGGAAGACCAGACAGCTCCCACCCCTTACTGCTGAGGAATGCATGGCTGACATGGAAGTGGGTGATTTAAAGGCAGATTTGAAGGATTATTCATTTTGA